A genomic stretch from Caulobacter sp. FWC2 includes:
- a CDS encoding efflux RND transporter permease subunit, with amino-acid sequence MNLSGPFIRRPVATILLTIGLAMAGIAAFFVLPVSPLPQVDFPTVSVSANLSGASPQTMASSVATPLERRLGTISGVNEMTSQSSTGSTRITLQFDLNRQIDGAAREVQAAINAARADLPATLRSNPTYRKANPSDSPVIILALTSDSKTPGQIYDAVSNVVAQRLAQVSGVGDVEIGGGSLPAVRISANPFLLNQYGVAMEDVRAAIQSANANRPKGALEGNGQRYQIYTTGAGRKAADYAGLVVAWRNGAPIRLSDVAQVTDSVADTRTLGLFNGKPSIIVLITAQPGANIIQTVDSVRAVLPELRAQLPADITVDVASDRTNSIRASLHEIEVTLLISIILVIVVVSVFLRSARATFIPAAATIVSLLGTFGVMYLLGFSLNNLSLMAITVATGFVVDDAIVVLENTARHIEKGMDRFEAALLGAREVGFTVLSISISLVAVFIPLLFMGGQVGRLFREFAVTLSSAVLISLVISLTTTPMMCAYLLRPENKDKEGRLSRFFEAAFNRVHKTYEHSLDWALHAKPLVIALLVAVIAMTAWLYIAVPKGFFPQQDSGQLMAGMRADQSVSSQAMQQKLRQVVNIIRKDKAVDTVVGFTGGGRAGGGFMFVNLKPVGERKEKGSEVIARLRPQLQRVTGISVFLNPVQDLRMGGRQSNSTYQYTLTSDNSAALKEWAAKLAEAIKARSDVLTDVDSDQQENGVETLVTIDRDSASRLGITPRAVDNALYNAFGQRQVATIYEDVNQYAVILEWQQKFAQGPEALNDVHVPTRPSGTATATGPSVNPALRDQSTGSALNTSATAMTPLSAIASVSQNATPTSVNHQNGELATTVSFNLADGKSLSDAQAAVAQAEAEIGMPTSVRGSFQGQARQADDQMKQQPLLILAAIVAIYIVLGILYESYIHPITVLSTLPAAGVGAVIALLIFKMEFSIIALIGLFLLLGIVKKNAILIIDFALDAQRSRGLSAQEAVREASLLRFRPILMTTLAAALGALPLAIGFGEGAELRRPLGVAIIGGLIASQLLTLITTPVVYVYLDRLRGKTRKDERHLTHHPTAPEPAR; translated from the coding sequence GTGAACCTGTCCGGACCCTTCATCCGGCGGCCGGTCGCCACCATCCTGCTGACCATTGGCCTGGCCATGGCCGGGATCGCGGCCTTCTTCGTGCTGCCGGTCTCGCCCCTGCCGCAGGTGGATTTCCCGACCGTCTCGGTGTCGGCCAACCTGTCGGGGGCCAGTCCCCAGACCATGGCCTCCAGCGTCGCCACGCCGCTGGAGCGGCGGCTGGGCACGATCTCGGGCGTCAACGAGATGACCTCGCAGAGCTCGACGGGCTCGACGCGGATCACCCTGCAGTTCGACCTCAACCGCCAGATCGACGGCGCCGCGCGCGAGGTGCAGGCCGCGATCAACGCCGCCCGCGCCGACCTGCCGGCGACGCTGCGCAGCAACCCGACCTATCGCAAGGCCAATCCGTCCGACTCGCCGGTGATCATCCTGGCCCTGACCTCGGACTCAAAGACGCCAGGCCAGATCTATGACGCGGTCTCCAACGTCGTGGCCCAGCGCCTGGCCCAGGTCAGCGGCGTGGGCGATGTCGAGATCGGCGGCGGCTCGCTGCCGGCCGTGCGCATCTCGGCCAATCCGTTCCTGCTGAACCAGTACGGCGTGGCCATGGAGGACGTCCGCGCGGCGATCCAGTCGGCCAATGCCAACCGCCCCAAGGGCGCGCTGGAGGGCAATGGCCAGCGCTACCAGATCTACACCACCGGCGCGGGCCGCAAGGCCGCCGACTATGCCGGCCTGGTCGTGGCCTGGCGCAACGGCGCGCCCATCCGCCTGTCCGACGTCGCGCAAGTCACCGACAGCGTCGCCGACACCCGCACCCTGGGCCTGTTCAACGGTAAGCCCTCGATCATTGTCCTGATCACCGCCCAGCCCGGCGCCAACATCATCCAGACCGTCGACAGCGTCCGCGCCGTCCTGCCCGAGCTGCGCGCCCAACTGCCGGCCGACATCACCGTCGACGTGGCCAGCGACCGCACCAATTCGATCCGCGCCTCGCTGCACGAGATCGAGGTCACCCTGCTGATCTCGATCATCCTGGTCATCGTGGTGGTCAGCGTTTTCCTGCGCAGCGCCCGCGCCACCTTCATCCCAGCGGCGGCGACCATCGTCTCGCTGCTGGGCACGTTCGGGGTCATGTACCTGCTGGGCTTTTCCCTCAACAACCTCAGCCTGATGGCCATCACGGTGGCGACCGGGTTCGTGGTCGACGACGCCATCGTCGTGCTGGAGAACACCGCCCGTCATATCGAGAAGGGCATGGACCGCTTCGAGGCCGCCCTGCTCGGCGCTCGCGAGGTCGGCTTCACGGTGTTGTCGATCAGCATCTCGCTGGTCGCCGTTTTCATCCCGCTGCTGTTCATGGGCGGCCAGGTCGGACGGCTGTTCCGCGAGTTCGCCGTCACCCTGTCGTCGGCCGTGCTGATCTCGCTGGTCATCAGCCTGACCACCACGCCGATGATGTGCGCCTACCTGCTGCGCCCGGAGAACAAGGACAAGGAAGGCCGCCTGTCGCGCTTCTTCGAGGCGGCGTTCAACCGTGTGCACAAGACCTACGAGCACAGCCTGGACTGGGCCCTGCACGCCAAGCCGCTGGTCATCGCGCTGCTGGTGGCCGTGATCGCCATGACCGCCTGGCTCTACATCGCCGTGCCCAAGGGCTTCTTCCCACAGCAGGACAGCGGCCAGCTGATGGCCGGCATGCGGGCCGACCAGTCCGTCTCCTCACAGGCCATGCAGCAGAAGCTGCGGCAGGTGGTGAACATCATCCGCAAGGACAAAGCCGTCGACACCGTGGTCGGCTTCACCGGCGGCGGCCGGGCCGGCGGCGGCTTCATGTTCGTCAATCTCAAGCCCGTCGGCGAGCGCAAGGAGAAGGGCTCCGAGGTCATCGCCCGCCTGCGTCCGCAGCTGCAGCGCGTGACCGGCATCAGCGTTTTCTTGAACCCGGTGCAGGACCTGCGCATGGGCGGCCGGCAGAGCAACTCGACCTATCAGTACACCCTGACCAGCGACAACAGCGCCGCCCTCAAGGAATGGGCCGCCAAGCTGGCCGAGGCGATAAAGGCGCGCAGCGACGTGCTGACCGACGTCGATTCCGACCAGCAGGAGAACGGTGTCGAGACCTTGGTGACCATCGACCGCGACAGCGCCTCGCGGCTTGGGATCACGCCTCGCGCCGTCGACAACGCGCTCTACAACGCCTTCGGTCAGCGTCAGGTCGCGACCATCTATGAGGACGTCAACCAGTACGCCGTGATCCTGGAGTGGCAGCAGAAGTTCGCCCAGGGTCCCGAGGCGCTGAACGATGTCCACGTGCCGACCCGGCCCTCGGGCACGGCGACGGCGACCGGTCCCAGCGTCAATCCGGCCCTTCGCGACCAGTCGACCGGCTCTGCCCTGAACACCTCAGCCACGGCCATGACGCCGCTATCGGCGATCGCCAGCGTCTCCCAGAACGCCACCCCGACCTCGGTCAATCACCAGAACGGCGAGCTGGCCACCACGGTCTCGTTCAACCTGGCGGACGGCAAGTCGCTGAGCGACGCCCAGGCCGCCGTCGCCCAGGCCGAGGCCGAGATCGGCATGCCGACCAGCGTGCGCGGCAGCTTCCAGGGCCAGGCCCGCCAGGCCGACGACCAGATGAAGCAGCAGCCGCTGCTGATCCTGGCCGCCATCGTGGCGATCTACATCGTGCTGGGCATTCTCTACGAGAGCTACATCCACCCGATCACGGTGCTGTCCACCCTGCCCGCCGCCGGCGTCGGGGCGGTGATCGCCCTGCTGATCTTCAAGATGGAATTCTCGATCATCGCCCTGATCGGGCTCTTCCTGCTGCTGGGCATCGTCAAGAAGAACGCCATCCTTATCATCGACTTCGCCCTCGACGCCCAGCGCAGCCGGGGCCTGTCCGCCCAGGAAGCGGTGCGAGAGGCCAGCCTGCTGCGCTTCCGCCCCATCCTGATGACCACCCTGGCCGCCGCCCTGGGCGCCCTGCCCCTGGCCATCGGCTTTGGCGAAGGCGCCGAGCTGCGTCGTCCGCTGGGCGTGGCCATCATCGGCGGCCTAATCGCCAGCCAGCTGCTGACCCTGATCACCACCCCCGTAGTCTATGTCTATCTCGACCGCCTGCGCGGGAAGACGCGCAAGGACGAGCGACATCTGACCCACCACCCGACCGCGCCGGAACCCGCTCGATGA
- a CDS encoding efflux transporter outer membrane subunit yields the protein MIRLSRLIGAASLLTLGACSMTPAYEAPALKSAPPAQFKALEGWKTATPSDHLDRGDWWTLLGDPQLNALAERVKVDNQTVARAEAAYRQARALVREQRASLFPSIDLSSSATKSGGGGTKTTTSVGGATRAGDTQRYQVGIGASWEPDVWGRVRAGINGAKFSAEASAADLAAAQLSAQGELATSYLGLRRADAEIAMVGATVEGYQRSLQITTNRYNAAIAPKSDVLQAQVQLANAQSTLEGLVQDRATFENAIAVLVGEPASGFRIAAVTDWKPVVPEIPIGVPSTLLERRPDVAAAERRVAAANTDIGVARAAFFPTFSLSANGNSTSSVLGDLFTTSANTWSLGLSAAQTLFDAGARKARVEQSRAAYDATAADYRQTALTAFEDVENQLGAARALERQYALQLTASQAADQTEQMLLNQYKAGQVAYTDVVAAQASALSARRTLVQTAVSRQTTAVALVQALGGGWR from the coding sequence ATGATCCGTCTTTCGCGCCTGATTGGCGCCGCCTCGCTCCTCACCCTCGGCGCCTGCTCGATGACGCCGGCCTACGAGGCGCCCGCGCTGAAGTCCGCGCCGCCAGCCCAGTTCAAGGCCCTGGAGGGCTGGAAGACCGCCACGCCGTCCGATCATCTGGATCGCGGCGACTGGTGGACGCTGCTGGGCGATCCGCAGCTGAACGCCCTGGCCGAGCGCGTGAAGGTGGACAACCAGACCGTCGCCCGCGCCGAGGCCGCCTATCGCCAGGCCCGCGCCCTGGTCCGCGAGCAGCGCGCCAGCCTGTTCCCGTCGATCGACCTCTCCAGCTCCGCCACCAAGTCCGGCGGCGGCGGAACCAAGACCACGACCTCGGTCGGCGGCGCGACCCGCGCTGGCGACACCCAGCGCTACCAGGTCGGCATCGGCGCCAGCTGGGAGCCGGACGTCTGGGGCCGCGTCCGCGCCGGGATCAACGGGGCCAAGTTCAGCGCCGAAGCCAGCGCCGCCGACCTCGCCGCCGCCCAGCTTTCCGCGCAAGGCGAGCTGGCGACCAGCTATCTGGGCCTGCGCCGCGCCGACGCCGAGATCGCCATGGTCGGGGCTACGGTCGAGGGCTACCAGCGCAGCCTGCAGATCACCACCAACCGCTACAACGCCGCCATTGCGCCGAAGTCCGACGTGCTGCAGGCCCAGGTCCAGCTGGCCAACGCCCAGTCGACCCTGGAGGGCCTGGTTCAGGATCGCGCCACCTTCGAGAACGCCATCGCCGTGCTGGTCGGCGAGCCGGCCAGCGGCTTCCGCATCGCGGCCGTCACCGACTGGAAGCCGGTCGTGCCCGAGATCCCGATCGGCGTGCCCTCGACCCTGCTGGAGCGCCGTCCCGACGTCGCCGCCGCCGAGCGCCGCGTCGCCGCCGCCAATACCGACATCGGCGTGGCCCGCGCCGCCTTCTTCCCGACCTTCAGCCTGTCGGCCAACGGCAATTCGACCTCCAGCGTGCTGGGCGACCTGTTCACCACCTCGGCCAATACCTGGTCGCTGGGCCTGTCGGCCGCCCAGACCCTGTTCGACGCTGGCGCCCGCAAGGCCCGCGTCGAGCAGTCGCGCGCCGCCTATGACGCCACCGCCGCCGACTATCGCCAGACTGCGCTGACGGCCTTCGAGGACGTCGAGAACCAGTTGGGGGCGGCTCGCGCTCTCGAGCGCCAATACGCCCTGCAACTGACCGCCTCCCAGGCCGCCGACCAGACCGAGCAGATGCTGCTGAACCAGTACAAGGCCGGCCAGGTCGCCTATACCGACGTGGTCGCGGCCCAGGCCTCGGCCCTGTCGGCGCGGCGGACGCTGGTGCAGACGGCGGTCTCGCGCCAGACGACGGCGGTGGCGCTGGTCCAGGCCCTGGGCGGCGGCTGGCGCTGA
- the pcaF gene encoding 3-oxoadipyl-CoA thiolase → MTTAYLCDGIRTPIGRYGGALSKVRADDLAAIPLKALAARNAGLDLEAIDEVVLGCANQAGEDNRNVARMGLLLAGCPVGVPGVTVNRLCASGLEAIGYAARAILSGHNDLLIAGGVESMSRAPFVMGKADSAFSRNAEIFDTTIGWRFVNPAMRKAYGVDSMPETAENVAADHGVNREDQDAFALRSQQRAAAAQANGFLAGEITPVEIPGKAGPTLVDRDEHPRETTIEALAKLKPVVREGGTVTAGNASGVNDGAVALIVASEDAVKRHGLTPRARITGYATAGVAPRVMGIGPVPAVWKLLAKTGLTIGDFDTVELNEAFAAQGLAVLRQLGLPDDGAHVNPNGGAIALGHPLGASGARLVLTALRQLEATGGKRGLATLCIGVGQGAALSFERV, encoded by the coding sequence ATGACTACCGCCTATCTCTGTGACGGCATCCGCACCCCCATTGGTCGCTATGGCGGGGCGCTCTCCAAGGTTCGCGCCGACGACCTGGCGGCGATCCCGCTGAAGGCCTTGGCCGCGCGCAATGCCGGCCTCGACCTCGAAGCCATCGACGAGGTGGTGCTGGGCTGCGCCAACCAGGCCGGCGAGGACAACCGCAATGTCGCCCGCATGGGCCTGCTGCTGGCCGGCTGTCCGGTCGGCGTGCCGGGCGTCACCGTCAACCGGCTCTGTGCTTCGGGTCTAGAGGCCATCGGCTACGCCGCTCGCGCCATCCTGTCGGGCCACAACGACCTGTTGATCGCCGGCGGCGTCGAGAGCATGAGCCGCGCGCCGTTCGTGATGGGCAAGGCCGACAGCGCCTTCTCGCGCAACGCCGAGATCTTCGACACCACCATCGGGTGGCGCTTCGTCAACCCCGCCATGCGCAAGGCCTATGGCGTCGACTCCATGCCCGAGACCGCTGAGAACGTCGCCGCCGACCATGGCGTGAACCGCGAGGACCAGGACGCCTTCGCCCTGCGCAGCCAGCAACGGGCGGCCGCCGCCCAGGCCAACGGCTTCCTCGCCGGCGAGATCACCCCCGTCGAGATCCCCGGCAAGGCCGGCCCGACGCTCGTCGACCGCGACGAACACCCGCGCGAGACCACGATCGAGGCGCTGGCCAAGCTGAAGCCCGTCGTCCGCGAAGGCGGCACGGTGACGGCCGGCAACGCCTCGGGCGTCAATGACGGCGCGGTCGCCCTGATCGTCGCCTCCGAGGACGCGGTGAAGCGCCACGGCCTGACGCCCCGCGCCCGCATCACCGGCTACGCCACCGCCGGCGTAGCGCCGCGTGTCATGGGCATTGGTCCCGTGCCTGCTGTTTGGAAGCTTCTCGCCAAGACAGGTCTCACGATCGGCGACTTCGATACCGTCGAACTGAACGAGGCCTTCGCCGCCCAGGGGCTGGCGGTGCTGCGCCAGTTGGGCCTGCCCGACGACGGCGCCCACGTGAACCCCAATGGCGGCGCCATCGCCCTGGGCCACCCGCTCGGCGCGTCCGGCGCGCGGCTGGTGCTGACAGCCCTGCGTCAGCTGGAAGCCACTGGCGGCAAGCGCGGCCTGGCCACGCTGTGCATCGGCGTCGGCCAGGGCGCGGCCCTGTCCTTCGAGCGCGTCTAG
- a CDS encoding acyl-CoA dehydrogenase family protein, whose product MSLADPELIEALRQTVRALCRDFPPPYWRALDREKAYPTEFVAAMTKAGLLGVLIPEEYGGGGLGLTAASAILEEVHASGGNAAALHAQMYTMGTVLRHGSTAQKETWLPRIADGSIRLQAFGVTEPTAGTDTTSISTFARREGDTYVVNGQKVWTSRAEHSDLMVLLARTTPKDQVTRKADGLSVFLVDMREAKGKGLTIKPIATMLNHATTEVFFDNLVIPKGSLIGEEGKGFRYILDGMNAERILIGAECLGDASWLIGKARDYANSRVVFGRPIGQNQGVQFPIARAYAQAHAARLTIYDAAARYDAGLPCGEQANIGKMLASEASWAAADMCLQTHGGFGFAEEYDIERKFRETRLYQVAPISTNLILAYVAEHVLGLPRSY is encoded by the coding sequence GTGTCGCTGGCCGATCCGGAGCTGATCGAGGCCCTGCGCCAGACGGTGCGGGCCCTGTGCCGCGATTTCCCACCGCCCTACTGGCGCGCCCTGGATCGCGAGAAGGCCTATCCGACCGAGTTCGTGGCAGCCATGACCAAGGCCGGCCTGCTGGGCGTGCTGATCCCCGAGGAATATGGCGGCGGCGGGCTTGGCCTGACGGCGGCGTCAGCGATCCTGGAGGAGGTCCACGCCAGCGGCGGCAACGCCGCGGCCCTGCACGCCCAGATGTACACCATGGGCACGGTGCTGCGGCACGGCTCGACGGCGCAGAAGGAGACCTGGCTGCCCCGGATCGCCGATGGCTCGATCCGCCTGCAGGCCTTCGGCGTCACCGAACCCACCGCCGGCACCGACACCACCTCGATCTCGACCTTCGCCCGGCGCGAGGGCGACACCTATGTGGTCAACGGCCAGAAGGTCTGGACCAGCCGCGCCGAGCACTCCGACCTGATGGTCCTGCTGGCGCGCACCACGCCCAAGGATCAGGTGACCCGCAAGGCCGACGGCCTGTCGGTGTTCCTGGTCGACATGCGGGAAGCCAAGGGCAAGGGCCTGACGATCAAGCCGATCGCCACCATGCTGAACCACGCCACGACCGAGGTGTTCTTCGACAATCTGGTCATCCCCAAGGGCAGCCTGATTGGCGAGGAAGGCAAGGGCTTCCGCTACATTCTGGACGGCATGAACGCCGAGCGGATCCTGATCGGGGCCGAGTGCCTGGGCGACGCGTCCTGGCTGATCGGCAAGGCCCGCGACTACGCCAACAGCCGCGTCGTGTTCGGCCGGCCGATCGGCCAGAACCAGGGCGTGCAGTTCCCGATCGCCCGCGCCTATGCTCAGGCTCACGCCGCGCGGCTGACGATCTACGACGCCGCCGCCCGCTACGACGCCGGGCTTCCATGCGGCGAGCAGGCCAATATCGGCAAGATGCTGGCCTCGGAGGCCTCGTGGGCGGCCGCCGACATGTGCCTGCAGACCCACGGCGGCTTCGGCTTCGCCGAGGAGTACGACATCGAGCGCAAGTTCCGCGAGACGCGGCTCTACCAGGTGGCGCCGATCTCGACGAACCTGATCCTGGCCTATGTCGCCGAGCACGTGCTCGGCCTGCCGCGCTCGTACTGA
- a CDS encoding MaoC family dehydratase N-terminal domain-containing protein, with amino-acid sequence MQRRRTAVLAASDLARLAAVLDRPTPAEVPPAWHWGCLAEPIPRADLGPDGHQRRGLFLPAIDAPRRMFAAADLRFTKPLHPGLDTELVETIASVEEKPGASGPLTFVTVERTFSQAGEVRVTERQTIVYTAAPPAARAPYAQLPPAEWSRETPTDPVLLFAFSAATSNSHRIHYDLPYTTQVEGYPGLVVHGPLIALLMLEAMPARPLTRFSFRALKPAFAGETITAKGRLTHDGAALWAEVDGAVVMKASATF; translated from the coding sequence ATGCAGAGGCGGCGGACGGCGGTCCTGGCGGCTTCGGACCTGGCGCGCCTGGCGGCGGTGTTGGACCGGCCGACGCCGGCCGAGGTCCCACCCGCCTGGCATTGGGGATGCCTGGCCGAACCGATCCCGCGCGCCGATCTCGGTCCCGACGGTCATCAAAGGCGCGGTCTGTTCCTGCCGGCGATCGACGCCCCGCGCAGGATGTTCGCGGCGGCGGACCTTCGGTTTACAAAACCGCTGCACCCCGGCCTCGACACCGAACTCGTCGAGACCATTGCCAGTGTCGAGGAGAAGCCCGGCGCGAGCGGGCCGCTGACCTTCGTCACGGTCGAGCGGACGTTCAGCCAGGCCGGCGAGGTCCGCGTCACCGAGCGCCAGACGATCGTCTACACCGCCGCCCCGCCCGCGGCCCGCGCGCCCTACGCCCAGCTTCCGCCCGCCGAGTGGTCCCGCGAGACGCCGACCGATCCTGTGCTGCTGTTCGCCTTCTCGGCGGCGACCTCCAACAGCCATCGCATCCACTACGACCTGCCCTATACGACGCAGGTCGAGGGCTATCCCGGCCTCGTCGTCCACGGTCCCCTGATCGCCCTGCTGATGCTGGAGGCCATGCCCGCCCGGCCGCTGACGCGCTTTTCGTTTCGCGCCCTCAAGCCCGCCTTCGCCGGCGAGACGATCACGGCCAAGGGCCGTCTCACCCACGACGGCGCGGCGCTGTGGGCGGAGGTCGATGGGGCCGTGGTAATGAAGGCTTCTGCGACCTTCTAG
- a CDS encoding FkbM family methyltransferase, whose translation MSQVSPADLFERRATRPSQFGQLASLGDLSGLVDQLRRCKAEDPDFRILMVGAGPPRWPDDLRDAALGGVDAEFPGDLSDPETYRAVLAHVAREGRFDCVLTTHVVQTLARPSVLLERLPLIAETGWITTPSRYLEAVKPEGAYRGFAHHRWAADHLDGALVLAPKTPLLEHLTFPGEAVWAQAPQRFELQVGWRGGLNFTVMLGEGTLPVGAQALALLGRFFEGVPAEAPPAAAPSQEPALDVAAELAKAIGTARDTQAGLHPLGRMKFYHDAVSLILCEPLTRERLELFELLLAEAAAMGMESPGPEWGDWVNHYRAVMDALTGAELDGPTSPAPDDGPQTFLTGDGQTLDGEGLKAHANALGAQVVFFAAGDPRYVELYGRWLALSVLKHSDVPFLVLIHVIGGSGKLAEAAATVRIDDPRVVFVGDDFDASTVTTQCFEAPPKGLIEIPVAHYQSVRFQRLGGLLDLLQRPVFVSDIDLLLQRGVADLLEQWTDADLVLNLNDKNFQAGSRITANLVLARPTPETSILLRWLRAYLDDRLSRATVTRWIDQVALNLARRHLELHAPGAKVGTFDTQSDINNVMFKEYVEGHPFRFLSLYHGFDTSTLEE comes from the coding sequence GTGAGCCAAGTCTCGCCGGCTGATCTGTTCGAACGTCGCGCGACGCGGCCGTCGCAGTTCGGCCAGTTGGCGAGCTTGGGCGATCTATCGGGTCTCGTGGACCAGCTGCGGCGATGCAAAGCCGAGGACCCGGACTTCCGCATCCTGATGGTTGGCGCCGGTCCGCCCCGTTGGCCGGACGATCTGCGCGACGCCGCGCTGGGCGGGGTGGACGCCGAGTTCCCCGGCGACCTTTCCGATCCCGAGACCTATCGCGCCGTGCTGGCTCATGTCGCGCGCGAGGGCCGTTTCGACTGTGTGCTCACCACGCACGTGGTCCAGACCCTGGCCCGGCCGTCCGTGCTGCTGGAGCGCCTGCCGCTGATCGCCGAGACCGGCTGGATCACCACGCCGTCGCGCTATCTCGAGGCCGTCAAGCCCGAAGGCGCCTATCGCGGCTTCGCCCATCATCGCTGGGCCGCCGACCACTTGGACGGCGCCCTGGTGCTGGCCCCCAAGACGCCTCTGCTCGAGCACCTGACCTTCCCGGGCGAAGCCGTCTGGGCGCAGGCCCCGCAGCGCTTCGAGCTGCAGGTCGGCTGGCGCGGTGGCCTGAACTTCACGGTGATGCTGGGCGAGGGGACCTTGCCAGTCGGCGCCCAGGCCCTGGCCCTTCTGGGCCGCTTCTTCGAGGGCGTGCCGGCCGAGGCGCCGCCGGCCGCCGCGCCGTCGCAGGAGCCCGCGCTGGACGTCGCCGCCGAGCTGGCCAAGGCCATCGGCACGGCGCGCGATACGCAGGCGGGCCTGCATCCGCTGGGCCGGATGAAGTTCTACCACGACGCCGTCAGCCTGATCCTCTGCGAACCCCTGACCCGCGAGCGCCTGGAGCTGTTCGAATTACTGCTGGCCGAGGCCGCGGCCATGGGCATGGAGTCGCCCGGCCCGGAGTGGGGCGACTGGGTCAATCACTACCGCGCGGTGATGGACGCCCTGACCGGCGCCGAGCTGGACGGTCCGACCTCGCCCGCGCCTGACGACGGCCCGCAGACCTTCCTGACCGGCGATGGCCAGACCTTGGACGGTGAGGGCTTGAAGGCCCACGCCAACGCCCTGGGCGCACAGGTGGTGTTCTTCGCGGCGGGTGACCCTCGCTATGTGGAGCTGTACGGCCGCTGGCTGGCGTTGTCGGTGCTCAAGCACAGCGACGTGCCGTTCCTGGTGTTGATTCATGTGATCGGCGGCTCGGGCAAGCTGGCCGAGGCGGCCGCGACGGTGCGGATCGACGACCCGCGCGTGGTGTTCGTCGGCGACGACTTCGACGCCTCTACGGTGACCACCCAGTGCTTCGAGGCGCCGCCGAAGGGCCTGATCGAGATCCCGGTCGCCCACTACCAGTCGGTGCGCTTCCAGCGCCTGGGCGGCCTGCTGGACCTGTTGCAACGGCCGGTCTTCGTGTCGGACATCGACCTGCTGCTGCAGCGCGGCGTCGCCGACCTGCTGGAGCAGTGGACCGACGCCGATCTGGTGCTGAACCTGAACGACAAGAACTTCCAGGCCGGCTCGCGCATCACCGCCAACCTGGTGCTGGCGCGACCGACTCCGGAGACGTCGATCCTGCTGCGCTGGCTGCGGGCCTATCTGGATGATCGGCTTTCGCGCGCGACCGTCACCCGCTGGATCGACCAGGTAGCCCTGAACCTGGCGCGCCGGCATCTGGAGCTGCATGCGCCGGGGGCGAAGGTCGGAACCTTCGACACCCAGAGCGACATCAACAACGTGATGTTCAAGGAATATGTCGAGGGCCACCCGTTCCGGTTCCTGTCCCTCTACCACGGGTTCGATACCTCGACCCTGGAGGAGTAG